ATTCCTTCACATGGACGGACTCGAGCTGTTTGGCGTATCTGCGCAGGAGGGCCGGGACATCCTGTCCGGCGCAGGTGGCCCACCCAATGTCGAGTTGGACCAGGAAGTCGGAAGGCAGCGAGGAGAAGATGCGGTCGAACCGGGTCATCGCCCCGTCCATTTCAAATTCCACGGTGTGATTGTGAAACCCCACCCGCATCCCGCAGGCTTTGGCCCGCGTATGGGCGGCGCTCATGCGGGCGATGGTGGCGGGAAGATTACTCATGTCGGCGCCGGGTACAATCAGGCGGGTGTTCCCCAGCGCCTTGTTCATGGCGACGGTGGCCTCGAAGGCATCACCTTCAAGGCTTTCCAGCCCTGTGTGGGCCCCCGCGCAGCGCAGGCCACAGTCATCGAGTAACTGGCGTAAGGTGGCGGACGGCAGGTTGTAGTATCCTGCGAACTCGACGCCCTGATAGCCCATGGCGGAGATCTTGTGCAAGGTGCCCGCCACATCCTGAGGAGCGACGTCACGCAGTGAATACAGTTGAATCGCGACTGGAATTCTTTTCGTCATAGTTTTTTCCTTTGATTAAAAACAGGTTTAACCATAGAGGATTGCGATTAAGATTGCGATTACGATTATGATTTATCCGGAGAGGGGGAACCTTTTTTCGCACAGCTTGACGGAAGGAATGAAGAAGGAGTATTATTTAAGCGTAGAGAGGTTGATGCGGGGTTGAGATATTTGGAATGTTAAATTTGCCCTGCCTTACTCGTGTATGGGCTGAAATCTCTAACCCGATATTATGTATCCGGGAGTTTGAATAATGTGGAGCCCGCAAGCCCGGCAAGTCTGGGATTTGGAAACCACATGATAAAGCTCCCACCTCAATAAGTGAGGCTTAGAGATCGTGCTCCTGCGGTAAGGTGGGGTTCTTTTCTTGAGGATGTCGGGGCAATGGATCTTTTCGAAACTGAACGAACGGGTGATGCGATGCGCCTGCAGCCGCTGGCGGCACGTATGCGCCCGCGCACCTTGGATGACGTTGTTGGCCAGGATCATATCCTCGGTAAAGGCAAGCTCTTACGTCGATCCATTGAAGCTGACCGGTTGGGCAGTATTATCCTGTATGGGCCGCCCGGGTGTGGCAAAACCTCCATTGCCGAAGCCATTGCCTCCACCACCAAACGGCGGTTTGAGCGCACCAGCGGCGTGCTGGCCAATGTGGCCTCGCTCCGGGTGCTGCTGGCTGCGGCCGATCATCGTAAAAAGGCGGATGGGCTGGAAACCATTCTCTTTATTGATGAGATCCATCATTTCAGCAAATCCCAGCAGGATATCCTCCTCCCGCATGTGGAGGACGGCACCGTGACCCTGATCGGGGCCACCACGCATAATCCCTTTTTCTTCATCAACAGCCCTTTGACCTCGCGCTCCCAGGTGTTTCAACTCAATCCGGTGTCGGAGGCGAGTATCATTGCGATTCTGAGCCGGGCCCTGGCGGATGAGCGGGGATTGGGCGGCCACCCGGCTGATGTGGATCCTGAGGCGTTGGCGCATCTGGCCCGGGTCTGCGAAGGCGATGGGCGGCGTGCCCTGAATGCCCTTGAGATCGCTGTGATGTCAACCCCTCCGAATGAGCAGTATCGCATCCATGTCACGGCCGCCATCATGGAGGAGTCCATTCAGAAAAAGGCGGTGGTCTATGACCGGGATGAGGATGGGCACCATGACACCATTTCGGCCTTCATCAAAAGTGTGCGCGGCTCCGATCCCAATGCCGCGATCTATTGGCTCGCCAAGATGATTTACGCGGGCGAGGATCCGCGGTTTATTGCGCGCCGCCTGGTGATCCTGGCCTCGGAGGACATCGGGAATGCCGATCCGCGCGGGCTGATGATGGCCACCTCCGCGATGGAGGCGGTGGCGTTTGTGGGCATGCCGGAAGGGCGCATTATCCTGGCGCAGGCCACCACCTACCTGGCCACGGCGCCCAAGAGCAATGCGTCCTACCTGGCGATTGACGAGGCCCTGGCCGATGTGGAGAAGGGGCGGGTCCTGCCGGTTCCTGATCATCTGCGCAGCGCCAGCTATAAAGGGGCGGAGCAATTGGGCCATGTCGGCTATCAATACGCCCATGATTTCGAGGGCCATTTTGTGGATCAGGAGTATATGCCGACGTCGGCCATCTATTATAAGCCCACGAAAGCGGGGTATGAGGATGTGATTGGAAAGCGCATGGCGGAGTGGGATGCGCGCCGGAAAAAAGGTAATTCGGAAAAGAGCTGATGCTGACAAAAGAGTCCATTCGAAGCGTGATGCGGAAACGGCGCGCCGGTCTCCAGGCGGACTGGGTGGTGGCCCAGAGCCGTGCGATCATGGCGCGGGTGATTGTGTTGCCGGAATTTCAGCGGGCAGAGGTCGTGCTGGGTTATTTGTCCTTGCCCGGCGAAGTGGCGGTGGATGGGATTCTCGCCGCCGCCTGGAAGGCGGGGAAACGCGTGGCCGTCCCGGCGGCCCGGGATGACGGGGAGTATATGCCTGCCTGGCTTACGCCGAATGAATCCCTGACGCACGGGGGCTTTCAGGTGCGTCAGCCGGTGACCCCCTTCTGGGCCAAACCGGATGGCTTTGGACTGGTGGTGGTCCCCGGGGTGGCGTTTACTGCCAACGGGGACCGGTTGGGACATGGCAAGGGCTTTTACGACCGGATGCTGGCCCGGCTGGGGGCGAAAGTCGCCTGCAAGGTCGGCGTCTGTTTTTCTTTTCAATTGGCCCCGGAATGGCCGGTGAACGAAACCGATGTAGGCATGAATGTGGTGGTGACGGAAGATCAGGTATATCGAAAGGATTGAAATGGAGATTATTATTTCCGCGGTAATCGCGGTTCTGGTGGGTTTGGCTTTAGGTTACGGTCTCAGGACCTGGTTGAGTTCGGTCCGCTCCAGTCAGACGGAGCAGGATGCGCATCAGCTGTTGAAGGATGCCCGCAAGGATGCGGAGAATCTTCTCAAGGAAACGGCGTTGCAGACCAAAGCGGACGCCTTGAAGGCCCGGGAGGAGTTTGAGCTTTCGACCAAAACCCGTCGTGACGAACTCATGGCGCTGGATAACCGGATTACCCAGCGTGAGGTCAACTTTGACCGTAAGGTGGCCCTCATTGATAAAAAGGAACGGGCATTGGAGCAACGGGCTGGTGAAGTTGAAAAACAGGCCACTGAACTCGAGAAAACCCGCGAAGAATTGAACCGGTTGATCGATGAGAACAAGCTCAAACTCCAGCGTATGGCCGGGATGACCGAAGCCGAGGCCCGGGCCACGCTGTTGGCCCGCGTCGAGGCGGAGGTTCATAATGAGGTGGGCGGGCTGATCCGGCGGTTACAGGCGGAAGCCAAGGATACCGCGGAACGCGAGGCCCAGAAAATCGTGACGCTGGCCGTTCAGCGCTATGCCGCCAGTCATGCCTCGGAGATGATGACGTGCAGCGTGGCGTTACCCAATGATGAAATGAAGGGGCGGATCATCGGGCGCGAGGGCCGTAACATCCGGGCCCTGGAGGCGGCCACCGGGATCAATCTCCTGATTGATGACACCCCGGAAGCGGTCGTCATTTCAGGGTTCGATCCCGTCCGCCGGGAAGTGGCCCGGCTTTCCCTGGAACGCCTCATCCTGGATGGGCGCATCCATCCGGCCCGGATTGAAGAGGTGGTCACCAAGACGCAGGATGAAATTGATGAACGGATCCGCCAGGCCGGGGAAGAGGCGCTCTTCAAACTGGGGATTCAGGGCTTCGAGCCCGAACTGATCCGCACGTTGGGCCGGCTGAAATTCCGCAGCAGTTACGCGCAGAATGTGCTGATGCATTCCGTGGAGGTGGCCCAGCTGATGGGCGTGATGGCGGGGGAACTCGGCCTGGATGTGATGCTGGCCAAGCGGATCGGATTGCTGCACGATATCGGCAAGGCACTGGATCATGACATCGAGGGGAGCCATGCGGTCATCGGTGCGGATCTGCTGCGGCGCCTGGGTGAGTCACCGGTGGTGGTGAATGCCGTGGCCGCGCATCACGATGATGTGCCGGGCGAGAGCCTCTATGCCATCCTGGCCTCGGCCGGGGACGCCATCTCGGCCTCGCGGCCCGGGGCCCGGGCCGAAACCACGGAAATCTATGTCAAGCGCCTGGAAAAACTGGAGGCGATTGCGGATGGCTTTCCCGGGGTGGAAAAGAGTTACGCGATCCAAGCCGGGCGTGAAGTCCGGGTGGTAGTGCAACCTGAAAAAGTGAATGAGCATGAGGCCATGTCCATGGCCCGGAATATCTGTAAGAAAATTGAAAGCGACCTGCAGTATCCCGGCCAGATCCGGGTGATGGTGGTGCGTGAAACCCGCTCGGTGGAGTATGCCCGATGATTATTTTAATGGTGGGAGATATGGTGGGGGGGCCGGGGCGCAAGATTTTTGCGCGGATCGCCGGCCGGATGAAACAGCAGGGGCAGGTCGACATGATTGTCGCCAATGCCGAAAATTCCGCAGGCGGCAAAGGGGCCAGCCGGATTATTGCCGGGGAATTGTTTGATGCCGGCGCCGACGTGCTGACCATGGGCGATCACATGTGGGACCAGAAGGACATCATTCCTTACCTCGAGGTGGAAAAGCGCATTATCCGCCCCGCTAATTTCGCGCCCGGTTGTCCCGGGCGTGGCGTCGTGACGGTGGATACGCCCAAGGGCCGGGTGACGGTGGTGAGCCTGATCGGGCGGGTCTTTATGCCGCCCATGGACTGTCCCTTCCGCACGGTGGATGCCCTGTTAAGCAAAGAGCCGAATATGGGGAAGGTCATCCTGGTCGACTTCCATGCCGAGGCGACGTCTGAAAAAATCGCCATGGGCCGCCATCTGGATGGACGCGTCAGCGCCGTGGTGGGCACCCATACCCATGTCCAGACCTCGGATGAGATCATCATGCCCAAGAAGACCGCTTATCTGACCGATCTGGGGATGACGGGGCCCAAGGATTCGATTATCGGGCGGGACTACGCCTCGGTGATGGGTAAGTTCATTACCGGCATGCCTTCTAAATTCGAAATTGCCGAGGGCAATGTGGCCCTGGAGGGCGCGTTGATTGATGTCGATGAAGCCACCGGGCGGGCCCGCAAGATTACGCGCGTCAGGGAGTTCCTGGATCACCCGAAATGAATGCCCCTGTTTTCACAGTCACCGAATTGACGAAGCAGATCCGACGCCTCATGGAGGGGAATTTTGGAAATGTGACGGTGGAGGGGGAACTCTCCAACGTCCGGATGCCGCCGTCGGGTCACTGTTATTTCACTATCAAGGACGAGGCCGCCCAGATTCGCGGGGTGATCTGGCGGAGTGATATGCGGGGCCTGTTGTTTGTGCCCCGCGATGGGATGCGGGTGCAGGCGCATGGCGCCTTGACCGTCTATGAGCGGGATGGCAGTTATCAGATTGCCGTCCGCCGCATGGAGGAGGGTGGGAAGGGCTCGCTCCAGGCCGCGTTTGAGGCGCTGAAGAAGAAGCTGGCAGCCGAGGGCTTGTTTGATGTGGACCGCAAACGCAAGCTCCCCCTGTTGCCGCAGCATATCGGGGTGGTGACATCGCCCACCGGTGCCGCGATCCGGGATATCCTGAACGTGCTGTGCCGCCGCTTTCCCAATCTCCACGTGGTGATTGCCCCCGCCCGGGTTCAGGGGGCCGGGGCCGCCGAGGAAATCGCCGGGGCCATCGATCTCCTGAACCAGCAGCGGCAGGTGGAGGTCATCATTGTCGGCCGCGGTGGCGGCAGTCTGGAAGACCTCTGGTGTTTTAATGAGGAGATTGTGGCCCGGGCGATTGCCCGCTCGGATATCCCGATTATCTCGGCGGTGGGTCATGAGACGGACTTCACGATTTGTGATTTCGTCGCAGACCTAAGGGCCGCCACCCCGTCAGCGGCCGCCGAAATCGTGGTGGGCCGGAAGGATGAGTTTCTCGAGGCGCTCCGGAATCACTCCCGGATCATGACGCGGCTATTGAAGCACTCCCTGCTCGAGGCGAAAAGCCGGTTCAGGGCCGCTTCCCGCAGTTATGTGTTCAGGGAGCCGGGCAATGCCGCCCGGGTCTACCGGCAGCGGCTGGAGCGGCTTCAGACCCAGACCCGGCATGCCCTTGAACGCCAGTTCCGGGAGGGGCAGCAGCAAACCGATGACCTGGCCGTGCGGATGACGCATTCGCTCAAGCTGGTGTTTGCCAGCCGGGTTCAACAGGTGCACGGGCTGGAGCGGCAACTGAACGCCTTCAATCCGCTGGCCGTCCTGAAGCGCGGCTACAGCATTACACTCAATGCCGAGGGGCGGGCCATCCGGCGGGCGGAGGAGACGAAGCCGGGCGACCGGATTTTGACCAAAGTAGGTGAAGGTGAATTTACATCAGAGGTGACTCATGGCGAAAAAGAAAACGGATGAACTGGCGGCGGGAACCGAAGAGATCGGTTTTGAAAAGGCCTTGGCGCGGCTCGAAACCATTGTCGAGGAAATGGAGAGCGGGACGTTGAGCCTGGAAGACATGATGAAGCGGTTTGAGGAGGGGCAGGCCCTGGTGAAGGTGTGCTCCGGGAAGCTCAATCAGGTCGAACGGCGAATCGAGATCCTGGTCAAGGAAGGGGAGCGCGTGACCGCAGAACCCTTTGCCGATAGCACGGCCCCGGCCGAAGAGGATGATGACAAACCAGGAAATGGATTGCCATTCTGAGGAAGACTTCACCACTAATTTAAGAAATGAAAAAAATTAGATTTTGAACAGAAGTACGAAGAGATCGCGAAGAAAATTCAAATGTGGCGTTAATTTTTCCGCACGAATACATGCGGAGAAAATAAACGCCACGGTTTCTTAAAGAAATGCCGGTTTTTCATTCTTTTCTGAGTATTCAGGAAGCCACGTTTTGGGTTTTTCGGGAGATTATATTTCTTTCATTTCTTAAATTAGTTGAAGTCTTTTTTCGGGTGGATGTGTGACTCACAGGGTCAATAAAAGTAAATATGATGATCTCCCCAAAACCAATTCTTGAAGTCTCTGATCTGAAGATATCGTTTGCTTCAGAAGAGGGGACGATTCGTGCCGTGGACGGGGTGGATCTGGTGGTCCATGAGAATGAGACGGTGGCATTGGTCGGGGAGAGCGGCTGCGGGAAGAGTTTGACCGCGCTGGCATTGGCCCGGCTGGTGACCGGGCCCGGACTCAGCCTGACGGGATCCA
The bacterium DNA segment above includes these coding regions:
- a CDS encoding sugar phosphate isomerase/epimerase, with the protein product MTKRIPVAIQLYSLRDVAPQDVAGTLHKISAMGYQGVEFAGYYNLPSATLRQLLDDCGLRCAGAHTGLESLEGDAFEATVAMNKALGNTRLIVPGADMSNLPATIARMSAAHTRAKACGMRVGFHNHTVEFEMDGAMTRFDRIFSSLPSDFLVQLDIGWATCAGQDVPALLRRYAKQLESVHVKEFHPTHKAAAVGEGNVQWPAIFDVVEKETSVQWYVVEQEQFEVGPLESAKTCIDNIRKMGR
- a CDS encoding replication-associated recombination protein A, which codes for MDLFETERTGDAMRLQPLAARMRPRTLDDVVGQDHILGKGKLLRRSIEADRLGSIILYGPPGCGKTSIAEAIASTTKRRFERTSGVLANVASLRVLLAAADHRKKADGLETILFIDEIHHFSKSQQDILLPHVEDGTVTLIGATTHNPFFFINSPLTSRSQVFQLNPVSEASIIAILSRALADERGLGGHPADVDPEALAHLARVCEGDGRRALNALEIAVMSTPPNEQYRIHVTAAIMEESIQKKAVVYDRDEDGHHDTISAFIKSVRGSDPNAAIYWLAKMIYAGEDPRFIARRLVILASEDIGNADPRGLMMATSAMEAVAFVGMPEGRIILAQATTYLATAPKSNASYLAIDEALADVEKGRVLPVPDHLRSASYKGAEQLGHVGYQYAHDFEGHFVDQEYMPTSAIYYKPTKAGYEDVIGKRMAEWDARRKKGNSEKS
- a CDS encoding 5-formyltetrahydrofolate cyclo-ligase translates to MLTKESIRSVMRKRRAGLQADWVVAQSRAIMARVIVLPEFQRAEVVLGYLSLPGEVAVDGILAAAWKAGKRVAVPAARDDGEYMPAWLTPNESLTHGGFQVRQPVTPFWAKPDGFGLVVVPGVAFTANGDRLGHGKGFYDRMLARLGAKVACKVGVCFSFQLAPEWPVNETDVGMNVVVTEDQVYRKD
- the rny gene encoding ribonuclease Y, translated to MEIIISAVIAVLVGLALGYGLRTWLSSVRSSQTEQDAHQLLKDARKDAENLLKETALQTKADALKAREEFELSTKTRRDELMALDNRITQREVNFDRKVALIDKKERALEQRAGEVEKQATELEKTREELNRLIDENKLKLQRMAGMTEAEARATLLARVEAEVHNEVGGLIRRLQAEAKDTAEREAQKIVTLAVQRYAASHASEMMTCSVALPNDEMKGRIIGREGRNIRALEAATGINLLIDDTPEAVVISGFDPVRREVARLSLERLILDGRIHPARIEEVVTKTQDEIDERIRQAGEEALFKLGIQGFEPELIRTLGRLKFRSSYAQNVLMHSVEVAQLMGVMAGELGLDVMLAKRIGLLHDIGKALDHDIEGSHAVIGADLLRRLGESPVVVNAVAAHHDDVPGESLYAILASAGDAISASRPGARAETTEIYVKRLEKLEAIADGFPGVEKSYAIQAGREVRVVVQPEKVNEHEAMSMARNICKKIESDLQYPGQIRVMVVRETRSVEYAR
- a CDS encoding TIGR00282 family metallophosphoesterase, producing MIILMVGDMVGGPGRKIFARIAGRMKQQGQVDMIVANAENSAGGKGASRIIAGELFDAGADVLTMGDHMWDQKDIIPYLEVEKRIIRPANFAPGCPGRGVVTVDTPKGRVTVVSLIGRVFMPPMDCPFRTVDALLSKEPNMGKVILVDFHAEATSEKIAMGRHLDGRVSAVVGTHTHVQTSDEIIMPKKTAYLTDLGMTGPKDSIIGRDYASVMGKFITGMPSKFEIAEGNVALEGALIDVDEATGRARKITRVREFLDHPK
- the xseA gene encoding exodeoxyribonuclease VII large subunit yields the protein MNAPVFTVTELTKQIRRLMEGNFGNVTVEGELSNVRMPPSGHCYFTIKDEAAQIRGVIWRSDMRGLLFVPRDGMRVQAHGALTVYERDGSYQIAVRRMEEGGKGSLQAAFEALKKKLAAEGLFDVDRKRKLPLLPQHIGVVTSPTGAAIRDILNVLCRRFPNLHVVIAPARVQGAGAAEEIAGAIDLLNQQRQVEVIIVGRGGGSLEDLWCFNEEIVARAIARSDIPIISAVGHETDFTICDFVADLRAATPSAAAEIVVGRKDEFLEALRNHSRIMTRLLKHSLLEAKSRFRAASRSYVFREPGNAARVYRQRLERLQTQTRHALERQFREGQQQTDDLAVRMTHSLKLVFASRVQQVHGLERQLNAFNPLAVLKRGYSITLNAEGRAIRRAEETKPGDRILTKVGEGEFTSEVTHGEKENG
- a CDS encoding exodeoxyribonuclease VII small subunit — encoded protein: MAKKKTDELAAGTEEIGFEKALARLETIVEEMESGTLSLEDMMKRFEEGQALVKVCSGKLNQVERRIEILVKEGERVTAEPFADSTAPAEEDDDKPGNGLPF